AACAGAAGCAATATTACCATACACGCAATACTTATCTAAATTACCAGACTACTTACAACAGGCAGTTATGGAAAGTAATGGTAAGAGTGTAGATAGAAATGGTGAAGAAATAAAATATCAAACAGGAACAATTGTTTGGGGAAGTACGGGGACAAATATGCAACATGCATTTATGCAACTAGTACACCAAGGAACCAAGTTGATTCCTGCAGATTTTATAGGATATAAAGAGTCATTACATGGTTTAACTAGTCATCATGAAAAATTAATGGCGAACTATAATGCACAAATGGAGGCTTTAGCATTTGGTAAAACAGCTGAAGAAGTGCATTTAGAATTAAAGACTTCAGGAGATTTTGATAAAATCAATCAATTATTACCGTATAAAGTATTCAAAGGTAACAGACCAAGTAATGCTATATTGTTTGATAAGCTAACTCCACATTCGTTAGGAAAGTTAGTTGCTATGTATGAGCATAAAATATTTGTTCAAGGAATTATATGGAATATTTATTCATATGACCAATTTGGAGTAGAATTGGGGAAAGAATTAGCAAAAAAGATACTAGCTTCTTAAAATATCTTAAAGAAAATATTGGATAAAATTGAAAAACACCGTCGTCAGACGGTGTTTTTTGTTGAAAATGTTGACTTTAACTTAATTTTTTATAATTTGTGAATTAATGCGAGATTCTTAAAAAAGCCTTAAACTTAACATTTAGTTAACGTTTCTGATTGCTAAAAGATAGAATTTTGCTTGGTTTTTAATAACAATATAATAGGACAATGAAAAAAATCAAGAATTTATTACTAGTAGCATTATTTTTTGTTTCTGCTACAGTATTGGCCCAAACTCAGATTTCGGGTACTGTTGTTGATGAAACTGGAGAACCACTTCCAGGAGCGTCAGTAGTTGAGAAGGCAACTACAAATGGTACTTCAACGAACTTCGACGGAGAATTTAAATTAAATGCTAAAAGTACTTCAGGTGTTTTAGTAGTTTCTTTCGTTGGTTACTTAGATACTGAAGTATCTTTTAACGGTGCAGGTAGCGTTGGAACGATTAAATTACAACCAGATGACAACGTATTAGAAGAGGTTGTTATTAAAGGATTAATTGATGTTGCTAAAGATAGAGAAACTCCAGTAGCAGTTTCTACAATTAAAGCAGCTGAAATCCAAGAAAAATTAGGATCTCAAGAATTTCCTGAAATTTTAAACACTACTCCATCTGTTTATGCAACTAAGTCAGGAGGAGGATTTGGAGATGCTAGAATTAACATTCGTGGTTTCTCTCAAGAAAACATTGCTGTATTAATTAACGGAGTTCCTGTTAACGATATGGAGAACGGACGTGTATTCTGGTCTAACTGGGCTGGTTTATCAGACGTTACAACTGCAATGCAAGTACAAAGAGGTTTAGGTTCTTCTAAATTAGCTATTTCTTCTGTAGGTGGTACTATTAACATTATCACTAAAACTACAGATAAAAAAGAAGGAGGATCTGTATTAGCTTCTTATGGTAACGATAACTACTTAAAAACTTTAGCTACATATTCTACAGGTAAAAATGAAAACGGATTTGCTGCGTCTTTCTTATTTAGTAGAACTGCTGGAGACGGATATGTAAATAGTACTGAATTCGAAGGATATAACTACTTCGTAGGTTTAGGATGGGAAATTAATGAAGATCACGATATTCAGTTTATGTTAACTGGTGCTCCTCAAACTCACAACCAAAGAACTAGTAGTTTCTTTTCTAGGGCTGAATTATCAGATTACTTAAAGTATGGAACTAGGTATAACTTCACTGGAGGTTTTATAAATGGTGAAGAGTATAACTGGAGAAAGAATTTTTATCATAAGCCAGTGACTTCTTTAAACTGGAACTGGGATATCGATGACGAGTCTTCTTTATCGGCTTCTGCATACGTTTCATTTGGACGTGGTGGTGGAACAGGAGATATTGGACGTTTTGGTGGATTCAGAAGAGGTAATGATGATGCAATTTATGGACAAGATGGAACAGTGTTATTCGATTCTTTAATTGCAGCTAACTCTGGACAAGGTGGTGTGTTTAATAATGGTGTAACTGCTAACAACACTCCAGATTTCCAAACTGGTACTTTTATTGTAAATGATCCTAATTTATATAGTGGTCCTGGACAATCATGGCAAGATCCAGCTGATAGATTAGACGGTGTTAACAGAAGAAACGGTATTATTCGTAGAGCTTCTATTAATTCTCATAACTGGTACGGTTTATTAGCTAACTATAACAGAAATTTAAATGAGAATTTAACTTTAGATTTCGGTGTTGATGTTCGTTCATATACAGGTATTCACTACAGAAGAGTGGATGATTTATTAGGAGCTGATGGATATCGTGATAATACGAACGTTAATCA
This genomic window from Tenacibaculum sp. 190524A05c contains:
- a CDS encoding TonB-dependent receptor, whose amino-acid sequence is MKKIKNLLLVALFFVSATVLAQTQISGTVVDETGEPLPGASVVEKATTNGTSTNFDGEFKLNAKSTSGVLVVSFVGYLDTEVSFNGAGSVGTIKLQPDDNVLEEVVIKGLIDVAKDRETPVAVSTIKAAEIQEKLGSQEFPEILNTTPSVYATKSGGGFGDARINIRGFSQENIAVLINGVPVNDMENGRVFWSNWAGLSDVTTAMQVQRGLGSSKLAISSVGGTINIITKTTDKKEGGSVLASYGNDNYLKTLATYSTGKNENGFAASFLFSRTAGDGYVNSTEFEGYNYFVGLGWEINEDHDIQFMLTGAPQTHNQRTSSFFSRAELSDYLKYGTRYNFTGGFINGEEYNWRKNFYHKPVTSLNWNWDIDDESSLSASAYVSFGRGGGTGDIGRFGGFRRGNDDAIYGQDGTVLFDSLIAANSGQGGVFNNGVTANNTPDFQTGTFIVNDPNLYSGPGQSWQDPADRLDGVNRRNGIIRRASINSHNWYGLLANYNRNLNENLTLDFGVDVRSYTGIHYRRVDDLLGADGYRDNTNVNQPFNVLTTEYSSDLSSLWNVFKSTDDEEKINYHNDGRVRWFGGFTQLEYKNDEISAFIQGGLSNQGFKRIDYFNYLDTDSARETDWQNLWGGNIKGGINWNINEEHNVYANAGYYSKQPFFDAVFLNFRNDINPEVTNEKVVGFEAGYGYNTERFSLNANVYRTEWSDRFVRIGYETATEEGNAQLNGITQLHMGVELESTYKITEDVTIFSMVSVGDWTFQDNITGRAFDQNQNPIGTPIDLDVNDVKVGNSAQTTARLGVEVRPWKGFKVDYSQRFSDRLYSDLVIQSGLDGTDATSLNPAIELPGYTLSDLGFSYKWDFNEETNESVSFRLNINNLFDEEYIAESGTNIAADDLIQPWNPSAGTYRSNNRLYRGIADANKVFFGFGTTWNFSVRYSF